One Longimicrobiaceae bacterium genomic region harbors:
- the icd gene encoding NADP-dependent isocitrate dehydrogenase, which yields MANTWQPTVPADGERVTISGGVLSVPSNPILPFIEGDGTGPDIWAASQPVLDAAVEKAYGGERRIRWMEVLAGEKAFDLTGSWLPDATLDAFREYLVGIKGPLTTPVGGGIRSLNVALRQVLDLYACVRPVRWFEGVPSPVKKPGDVDMVIFRENTEDIYAGIEFEEGTEDAKRFAALVAEAFPDRFKKVRFPETSGFGIKPVSREGTERLVRAAILNAIANGRRSVTLVHKGNIMKFTEGAFKTWGYELAEREFGDRTFTWAEYDRIKADRGGDAADQAQKEAEAAGRIVIKDSIADAFLQQILTRAKDYEVVATLNLNGDYVSDALAAQVGGIGIAPGANINYVTGHAIFEATHGTAPKYAGKDMVNPGSVILSGEMMLRYMGWTEAADLVIKGLEGAIAKKTVTYDFERMMEGATKVSCSEFGRKIVENM from the coding sequence ATGGCGAACACCTGGCAGCCCACCGTGCCCGCCGACGGCGAGCGCGTCACCATCTCCGGCGGCGTGCTGAGCGTGCCGAGCAACCCCATCCTCCCCTTCATCGAAGGCGACGGCACGGGGCCCGACATCTGGGCGGCGTCGCAGCCGGTGCTGGACGCGGCGGTGGAGAAGGCGTACGGCGGCGAGCGCCGCATCCGCTGGATGGAGGTGCTGGCGGGCGAGAAGGCCTTCGACCTCACCGGCAGCTGGCTCCCCGACGCCACGCTCGACGCCTTCCGCGAGTACCTCGTCGGCATCAAGGGCCCGCTCACCACGCCCGTGGGCGGCGGCATCCGTTCGCTGAACGTGGCGCTGCGGCAGGTGCTGGACCTGTACGCGTGCGTGCGCCCCGTCCGCTGGTTCGAGGGCGTGCCCTCGCCGGTGAAGAAGCCGGGCGACGTGGACATGGTGATCTTCCGCGAGAACACCGAGGACATCTACGCCGGCATCGAGTTCGAGGAGGGGACGGAAGATGCGAAGCGCTTCGCCGCCCTCGTCGCCGAGGCCTTCCCGGACCGCTTCAAGAAGGTGCGCTTCCCGGAGACGAGCGGCTTCGGCATCAAGCCGGTGAGCCGCGAGGGCACGGAGCGCCTGGTGCGCGCGGCGATCCTGAACGCCATCGCCAACGGGCGGCGCTCGGTGACGCTGGTGCACAAGGGCAACATCATGAAGTTCACCGAGGGCGCCTTCAAGACGTGGGGCTACGAGCTGGCCGAGCGCGAGTTCGGCGACCGGACCTTCACGTGGGCGGAGTACGACCGCATCAAGGCCGACCGCGGCGGCGACGCGGCCGACCAGGCGCAGAAGGAGGCCGAGGCGGCCGGCAGAATCGTGATCAAGGACAGCATCGCCGACGCCTTCCTGCAGCAGATCCTCACGCGCGCCAAGGACTACGAGGTGGTGGCGACGCTGAACCTGAACGGCGACTACGTCTCCGACGCGCTGGCGGCGCAGGTGGGCGGCATCGGCATCGCGCCGGGCGCCAACATCAACTACGTGACCGGCCACGCCATCTTCGAGGCCACGCACGGCACCGCGCCCAAGTACGCGGGCAAGGACATGGTCAACCCCGGCTCCGTGATCCTCTCGGGCGAGATGATGCTGCGGTACATGGGCTGGACCGAGGCGGCCGACCTGGTCATCAAGGGCCTGGAGGGCGCCATCGCGAAGAAGACCGTCACGTACGACTTCGAGCGGATGATGGAGGGCGCGACCAAGGTGTCGTGCTCGGAGTTCGGACGGAAGATCGTCGAGAACATGTAG